GGAACATATGGCTAGCCATCAAAATTACTAGTTATGttaaaatctgaatttattGTGAGACCACTTAGAATACTATTTACTGACAGTGGatgatttactttttttttttatgggcTGCTACCTGGAGGAGATGCTGGCTCTTTGGAAGAAAAAGCATCTCCTCCACTGGACAGTCATAATGATCCTTCCCCTTCTTCACATCATATCATACATACTGTCCTTGTGTGATTAAAATTGCACACACTTCCTAAGCCTCTGTACACATGCCCTGCCTACCACATAAATTCTTACACATAAAATCACATCACTGTCTGCTGAACTCCACCACATCATTAATGGCAGCAAATGCCAGGTCCAGCCCACTACTCTGCTTCTCCATCCTTCGGATTTTATGCTGACAGACCACGCAGCTCAGGTCACGATCATCCCGATCCCCTCATCTCCGAGTGGTCCCTCAGAAAGTTTTATGTACAGACCATTCTACTGCTTCTTTCTGAGAGGTTTCGTTTCCAGTCACACTCTCCGACATCACTGAAGGCACCAAGTGTGAGGAAGGGGCAAGCGGGCTGTTTACCACCCAGCCACCCAGTGAGGCAACCGAGGTGACAGGGACTGGCACTGCACCGAGCAGGGCTGCAGCGGCACAGAGCACTCCCCGATCGGGGGGACACCCCTCGCAACCCTGTACCGACCCCGGCCCACCATCCCCGTCTCCGCCGGGACCGCCGCGCTGTCCCTTACCGAGCTGGCGGCACTCGGGTACCCCgcagtgctgccccagctccagctccgcCATGGCGGCGGCACGCAGGaggcggagcggcggcggggcgggcggggccgcGCTGCGGAGGGGCCGGCGGGACCCGCccgggccgggcgggcccgaggcggggccgggggcggtgGGGACCCGCCCGCGCAGGGCTGAGCCTGAGCCTGAGCCCGCCCCTCGAGCTCGGAGCTGCGGGGATGCCGGCAGGATGGGCTGCTTCACCGGGCTCAGGGCAACCTGAGCAGCCCAAGTCGGCCCAAGCCTCAGCCTTCAGTGGGCCCAGAGCCGCGGCTGGTGCTCCTCGGGCTGTTCCAGGCGGAAAAGGGCATGATTTGTGTCTTATTGTGTCGCTATTTGCGACGTCCCTTGGGGCAGTGCCTTGTTCCCGGAGGCAGAGCGGAGGCAGCCCGGCTTTCCGAAGCACTTCGTGCAATCTGCAACCTGTTGGTGTCACTGAGGTTTCCTCAGCGGCGCCACCCACCACTTTTGTAAAAAAACACATTCCTTCAGACTTCAGTGTCATGTTCCCAGCCCTGACCCGTGTGCACGCCTGTGCCCGAGGGTGATGCTCTCCCGAAACACCTTCCTGCGGCATGTCTCCAATTCTGGGTTCCTCAGTAGgagacatggagctcctggagacgATCCAGCAGAGAGCTACAACATTTTCCAAGGGACTTGATTATTTCCCTTCGAAGGAAAGACTGAGGGAGTTGAGCCTCTTCATCCTTGAGAAGAAGCGACTGGGAGGGGACATAACCAATGCCTATAAGCATCTTCTGGGAGGGTGCTAAGAGGCTGGGGCAGGTTCTTCTGCGTGGTGCCAAGCAACAGGACGAGGCAacagcagaaactgatgcacaggaattTCCACCTGAATACGAGGAAGAACAGTTTTATTGTGTGGATGGCCATGCAAtcgaacaggttgcccagagatgtTGTGCAGTCTCTCTCCCCGGAGATACTGAGCCGCCTGGATGCAGTCttgtgccatgtgctctaggATCACCCTGCGTGAGCAGGGAGGTTAgaccagatgacccactgtgCATTCTGCCATTCTGTGACACGGGAAAAAAGTAGGGGGGAAGCACAATCTCTCAGCCGCCTCCGCAGCGCCGGTCCGGCCCGGGATCCTGCGGCTGTCCCGCGGAGCTCGCCGGCTCCTCCCGCCGCCCTGCCCGGCGCTGGCTGAGGGCAGCGGCAGCTCCGCGGAGCCGCccccgggcccgccccgccgccaggtgcggtgccgccgccgcccgtGGGCCGAGGAAGCGCTGTCACGGCGTGTGCTGCGCAGGAAGGCTCCTGAGCACCGGCCTGGCCGGACCTTTCCGTCGGCGGGTGCCGAGCTGGGATCGCCGCCATGAGCAAAATCTCCAAGTTCTTCAAGGGGGGCGGCTCGGCCGGCTCCAAGGGCCGCAGGGGTCCCTCGCCGCAGGAGGCGCTGGCCCGGCTGCGGGAGACGGAGGAGATGCTCAGCAAGAAGCAGGAGTACCTGGAGACGCGGATCGAGCGGGAGCTGGCGCTAGCCCGGCAGCACGGCACCAAGAACAAGCGAGGTGAGTGCGGGCCGGGCCCCGCGCGGTTAAATCCCTCCCGTGGCTGGGGCGCCCTCGGTACGGGGAGCACTCGGCTGGGCCGGGTCACCCGGCACCGCAGGTGTGCAGTGCGGTTCGGCCCTGGGCTCCGAGCAAGTATCACCACACGCCAGGCAGGATGGTGGTTTGGCATCGATTAGTGTTTAAGGAACTGTGGATTCATATAGCGGGCTGGGAATTTGTTATTCCTCACAAATTTACTGCCTGTGGTTTCCTGTGCGATTCTCCTGTTCGTGCTCTGTACCGCACGGTACTGGTTGGGTACACGGAGGGCAAAGCACTGCTGCTCAGCCGGGAGGGAATCGCTGTTTGGGAGCTCAGCATTGGCTGGGCAGGTGGTGAACGACGTGAAGGATGTGTGGATCTCCTGTATATTCACAAATCAATGCACATTATCCCCATTGCTGATTTGTCCAAATAATGTAAGAAGTATATGTGCAACCAAAAAAAGAATGATAGCTTAGAGCATTAGTGACTAGTGCTCCTGTGTATACTGATGTTGTCAGCCCTGGTAAGCACATGATGGTAGTCAGTGTCTTGGGGATATACAGGCCTCAGAGAAACAAGTTAATTACTTCCTGAAGTCGCATGGAGGCCTGTTTGCCTGAgctgtattttaatttaaatgcttAATAATAGAAGAAGAATATTTTGAAGTAAAGATTTGTGATGTAACAAAAAAGTAGGTCTTTTGCCTGCTTGTTCTGTTAATCAGTATTTTAAACAATAATGCCCTGTAGTTTTGAACTTATGTGGAGCTATGTATTAGAGGTGTCCTGGTTAGCCCTCTAATGTATTTGTAATACTTTACATTTAATAATTATTATCAAGAGGCAGTTTAACTAAACTAACTTTTAGTTAAAATGGATTTAAAATTGTGGGTCAAGATGGGCCACAATTGAGGGACTAAAGTCAGTTGAGAGCTTAACTGAGACAGCTGCTCAAGAGGATGGGAGCTGTTACAATTGTCCCAGTTGTCACTTTATACTCCCCTGGCTTCAGCTGGAGTGTCTCTTGGTCCTTTGTCCAGGTATTGGCACCTCTGTACTGTCACAGTGAGCTAGATCAGGAAGGTGATCCAGCTGGAAGCTAATCTGCTTTGGGACAAAGTGACCCGGTGGCTCCTGGGGCTGAATTCATTGTGCAAAAtcctgagctgcagggctggtaCAAGCAAACAGGTTGGTTACTGTGACTGTAGCAATTCCTGGTTAAATCCAGACATACTGCTCTGGAACTTCATCCCAAACCTGAAATATAAGCTGGCACATTTGCAGAAAGAAGCAGCATTTCCTGCCTCACTcctgcccctgtgctgctcccttcctttcccttagCAGAGCTCCCTGAAGGGTGTGTTTCGGAAAGCTGGACATTGTAAAATATTGTGGTTTTCTTTGTCTAGGTTATACTTTTTACCCAGGATGGTTTAAGTTCCACTTATCCAGTTGACCTGGTAGCTAGATGAGTGCTATGCCAAACGTCACTGCCTAAACAAACTTATCAGTGCCAGAAATGCAAGTTAGCACTGCAGCAAATCCTCACTCCAGAGGGGCCCAGAGCACACCCACACTGTCAGAGGCAAGGCTAGGATACAACCTACCCTATCCAAAGGGGCCCAAAGCACATGTAGACTGTCAGAGGGAACGTTAGGACACAACCTAACCTAACCAGAGGGTCCCAGAGCACATCCACACTGTCAGAGGCAAGGCTAGGATACAACCTACCCTATCCAGAGGGTCCCAAAGCACATCCAGACTGTCAGAGGGAAGGTTAGGATACAACCTGGGAAGGTTAGGAAGGAGAGAGTGGGGCACAGACAGGAACGAGAATTTGTTGGGAAAAGGTGGATCTGCTTAATCTTTAACTCAGCTGGTTGATGGTGGTTTCAGGTGTGTGTTGGCCTTTTGCTTCAGACATGCAGCATTCGATATCTGAAGATTGTTGTTCAATATGCCATTGCCCTAGTCTTTTATCTATTAAATTGTTCATGGAGTCATATTACACATTGTAGTGTTGAGCTGATTGTGGTTGGAAATAAATGCCTTTGATTTTGTCATTTGCTTGGGGACCTACAGTGAAGAACATTAAAGAGGCAAGAGTAGGGCTGAAAGGGCAGTGGGGCAGTTTTTACTCATGCCAAAAATGGTTCTAAAACCAAAATGGGATAACCTAAGTACGGGCAGAGGAGTAACAATATGAACCATATATTGTTTAAAATATAACCTCACTGTGCCAAAGTGCTTAAATTTAGCAGGATAGTCAGTGAACTGAAATCCCCAATAATATATCTTCATCTGATATGCCAATTGCTTTACAGTTTAATTACTATTGATTTACATTGACATTAGTTAGTGTGTAGTACTGTATAGCTCAGAGAAAATCTGTGCTAACCACCACCTGTTGTAACATTATGTAAACATACATACAAGTGAGTGAATAAAGGTTTTAATCTACATTGCCTTGTCCAATTGAGTGTTTTGGAGGGACATCACTGGTAATTTTAATgtagtttttttcctttgttgcaTCTGTGTAGAAGCCTATGGAAACTAAAATAGGGCTGCCTGCAACTGGAGTAAGATGTATCTAGGGATAGAAAATTAGCAAATTGGCATGAACTCACTTGATTTTTTAGGTATATGAGTCTGAGTCAGTTGCACCTACACAAGAGAGAGCAGATTCAAGCACCAGCAATTTCTCATGACTTCATATGACTCTTGAATGGGTTTCATGTGACATCAGTAGCCTTAACTTGATTTAAAAGCTGTAATGCATTAGCTATGCCATAGATGTGAAACATCACTGAAATACTCCTGGCTTTTCCTTGATGAAGTATCTCTGCAGTTCCTGTACCTAATCTGAAATAAGCTATACTTTTGATGTGATGTATTTCCAGCATTCCCCATTAATATCTGAGATTAGCGAGACCACTTCAGGgttttttgtatgctgaaattcCTCCTGAAAAGGTTATGTCATGAgaagcaatatttttttcacaGTTAGCATTGAATTCTAATGTCTCTTCATTCCAGGAACAAACTTGTTTAAAATCTCTTGCTCTGCTTTTTTGAGGGGTTTCTCAGTTTCAGCCAATGCATAGCTGCCAATTCCATCTATATACTGGCTTTTCTTATCCATTATTTTAAAGGACATAGAAGAAAATTTAAAGAACAGGAAGTGATACTGAATATTTGAAAACTTTGTTTAAAAGGAAGTGTGTTTTCTGGAGCATGCTTGTAATTGTGAAAACAACATACACATGAATGTGCGTTGTTTCACAgaccttaaaaatattttaaaaaccttaaaaaataattaagttAAAATAAGCCATCCAGAATAGGATTAAATCTTATCCATAAAGAACCACATAGTTACTACTGAAGACAAAACCTACGAAGAAAGTGGGAATAACAGGGAGGGTTTCACAAGTAGATGCTGCTAAATATGTTGTGTGTTAGGATTGGGCAGGGCTTATGTAGCCGTGTAGCATTCCTTTTGAATGAGCTGGGTGTGACCAGGAGGCTGTGGAAGCCAAGCAATGGTGCGGTAGGGGCGTGTTGTGGGGGACAGGACAGCCACGCCTACGGCAGGcagtgggacaggctgggaaggagggttctggcagtgggacaggctgggaaGGAGGGTTCTGGCAGGGACCTAAGGGAAAGCCCTTGGTGTGTCTGCTCTGCAAGTTACAGAGATTGTTCCTGACTTTCATGATCACATTTCAAGTGTCTTGCCATGAACTGGAATATTTATAACTGGTCCAGCTCTTTATTATTCTTGATGTTatgaataagaagcttgactaggccaatattcaagcagcaatcaatttattatttaatatggtaaagtatgagcaatacagcgctgggtacagtgggggaagttttccctccaactgcacaccgaTAATTGATgattacaggtatttataggggtactcatcagcttttttcagcagtttctatttccaatcttttactcatcagcaatttttattccaaattattacatcacaattctatacactattgtgattttaatttctcaggatgtatctcaaaggagtatccccagatggtgaTGGTCCAGTTTCCGAAAGAAGAAAGACTAATCCCATCTGGTggggtccagctccccagatgtgggtccaccttttaattgcagagactataaatctcataacagtgatgtccagcttccctttggtGGAAACCATAAACCCTTgaggtgatgttcatcttcctttctcaagctgtttttctctgcttcagtaAGGCatgagataagcatatttcctttatatatattccaaagctatagtttcaaggatacaagtaatattctaaaattatatttcaaaagattattattgcagagctttttatggattaaatgcaagcaaaaagcaacatctttaacaccttaattccaatgctcctaaatcaaccagggttaattgcaaacaaaagataagttcaaaggcctttttccatgctttattttcctcagtttttattagaattcacagctctccCATTGTTGGGGTTCACACATTTCACATTTACAACTACACACATCgcctgtttgtacctgacacAAAACACAACTTTGTATTTCACATTGATTTAGCTCCTCAGTTGTAACTGCTAGTGGCTTGTGGCTTCCTCCACAAGGCATTACGGACTATGAGTGCTGATAATGAGCCTAATTAGGGTCCTATGATTTTTATGGCCTCAGCAGCATTGCCTTTGGTTGTCCCTGGAGTGAGAGAGATCAGAAGCTGCAGTCCATGAATCCCTTGCAGGCCTGAGGTGGAGGTGTGTGAACTGAATCCAGGAGTGATACCTGGTATTTTCACAGTGGTGTTACATCTTCAGAAGAATTATTCTTTTCCTACTTTAGTAGTTTTCTCATGGGAATTATAAGGATTATTAGACAattgttttatttctgcttcAGAAGATGATGAGATTGTTGGTGCTTTCTGTACGGATGGGTGTTGGTGGTGTGCTTGACAGGTAAAGGTGGTATTACTGCACTGTTGCTTTTCAGTCTGATCTGGCATGAAACCATGAGGAGGGTGCACAACTCTTCCTATaccattatttctgtttttccttttgaaatttGGATATTCATTGTGGGCAAGATACTTATTGCCCGGCTTGCCATTTCTTCTTCCTTAATAACGTGTCAGCATTGTAGCAATATTGGAAAAGCACCcttctgtttgttaataaaaGGAGTTCATTAATATGCAAATTTAAACTGACATCATAGTCTCCTTTTGTTCCAGACACCTTGACTATAAAATAAAAACTCATATTAAAAACAGTGGTTCCTAATCTATGAGCTGTATCCTGCTTACTGGATTCAGTTCAGGAAATGTGCTAAAGCCCAGCCAAGTGCTGGCAttaaaaaattcaggaattgAATTGGCTTTTTTGGAACACAAAAAGTGTATGAGTctgcttttgtgttttttttttttttttttttttttgtccttgagAAGCCCTCCACCTCTTCCTGAATGAATTGGTGTTAATTACACTTGCTTCCTCAGACTCAACTACCTCTTGCTACCTCTGCTCAAACTCATCCTCTCCCCGCTGTCTTCCTTCTTTGAGATCTTTGGAATGGGGAACACCATTTTTCAGTGCCATTCTTAGACCTTCAGTGAAGTGAGTTTGTGTTCTTTACTCAAtttcattatattttaataGATACATTATTCTCCAGTTTTGTAATTAGAATGTGGTAGCATTATAAAACAGAAGCATTTCAATTCTGTAAAACTTGCACACAAGTTTTAAAATGCTTCTAATATACAGTAGAAAAGCACTAAAAATTCTAGGTACTTTGTAAAACATAGGAAAATAGATTTCAAATAACAAGGAAATTCTCATAAATTAGTGATAGGAGCTGCTGTAGCAAAATACTCTGCAATAAAGGGCATTCATTTAACACACATCACGAAAATCATATAGGGTGGTCTGAGAATTTACACTGCTTTGGTTGATAAGGAAGGagaattaatttatttcctgctttattctgtaaGTCACTGGTAAAAGCAAAGAGAATGAAGATAATATCTTGCACCACAATAATTAGGAAAAGCTGCTTATGAATAGCTGAAATAGCAGAGTGtagcttctcctgtgttttcttGATTTGGGTGTGGTTTAATTAGATGATCTTCAGGATTTTGAAAACTGCTTTGTGTGTAACTGAGGAAACCCATTTTCTGTGTGAGCAGCCAATAATAACAACGCCATTGCAGAGTCCCTTTTCTGAGGAGCACTGACTAGAAAGACTGCCCCATGGTAGATGCCTGCTCCAGCTGAGTGCTCCTCAGTGTCCACAGGTCCTCAGAGTCCTCTCTGGCCCAGCTGGTGTTATGCAGAGTTTCAGACTGTTACATTTGTCTGGAACCTCTAGCTTCCTAACCTAAGAGTCCAGGGTTACAGTTGATCCAATGGAAGCTAAGGAAGTGGCTCGTGTCTTAACTCTCCCAACACTAAGCATAATTAAGTAAGGAAATTATAAGTAGGTAAGCATTGTTTGggattaaataaaaattaagtatTTTAGAATTGCCAGTGAGAATTTTACAATTGTTACATTTGCCATGTGCATTACATCATTTGGTATTTGTGCAACTTCTTCAGAATATGCATGATCTTTGAACCATCccccaaaacctgggaaaaTCTTGGATTTAAGTGCTGTGATTAATCTGTTGGGATTGTGGTTTGCTGTCCTGAAACATCTCACTGCAGGTGGTGGAAGGCATCTTAGCCTGTGTGAATGCCTGTCCTTGAGCAGCTCGTGATGAGCAATATTGATCATGTTGATTCAAGCATTTGTCAACAAAGCATTAACTTCTTTAGTGTGCTGTTACTATTCATAAATATTTGTGCCCTCCTTGGGGGAATCCTAATTTCATTTGAAAAGTTGTGTACCCCAGTGACAAGGTTCAGTGTTATTACACATGGGCATAAAATACAGGATTAAAATACAGGATTGGAACAGTAGCTGCTGCTGTTGGTTGAGTTTGGGGGgttgcagcactgctggggctggcaggctctgaatctgttaaaaaaattaaatgtaggAGACAAGGGAAAGAATGGGGGTGCTAATAGCATTGAAAGCCAAACTATGGGTTAACTCAGTCTCTTGTTTTGGTTGGTGGGATTTTTAGCCTGGCACATGGGTAGTTTGGAAAGGACTGTCATCAGGAAATGCTTGTGGCAAAACTGTGTGTGTTCCACACCCTGAGGCCAAGAGAAAGTTCTTTTCACCTCACTCTTGTCACGTGCGTTTATTCTGGTAATGATTTACTCTGGGCAGAGTACACAGCTCATAACTTGGTGAATATAAAAGACTAATCTCGACAATATACAAAGATAATGGGGTGTAGCTGGATTTGACTGTGCCCAGGTCTACAAAGTTCTTAGTGTCTTTAAATTCTAAGGTTTAAAGATCATGTTCCTAAGTGACTGTTAAGAAATAGATGAGCTAAAAGCTGGAGAAATGCAAATCCTCCTCTGATCTAACCCTTCTGCCTAGCTGGGCCATTTGAACCCTCTGTTGCACTTCACAGTTACTGCTGCGGAGACAAAGTTTACAAAGCACCGTTGGTGGAGTTCTGGTTTTCATGGCAGATCTTCTTACACTGTCTTCTTTAGGTTTTACTTACATTTTGCAGCTTATtcttttattctctcttctgcTTCCTCCCTTCTGACTTCTCTctgatgtttttctttttccttcccatcTTCCCTGCCTTGCCTGTGTGCACAGGATGGAGTTCAAGATCTCCTACAGTGGAGGAGGAAGCTGCTTTTCCTTGTGGTGCTAAAAGGAGTTAATCTAAAAGTGGCTTCCCAGCATGTTCATGCAACAGCCTGTTGGTGATTAACAGGCTGCCCACCTGGTGTGGTCAAAGTTTGTCTGCCTCATAGTAAGGTAGGAGGGTGAGAATTATAAATTCTGCAGGTCAGCTTGGTGCTGAACCACTTGTCCTTGCATTTGCTATGAAAACACACAATGCAATTTGCCTCTTCCCATTCCAGCTGCCTTACAAGccctgaagagaaaaaagaggtATGAGAAACAGTTGAATCAAATTGATGGGACACTTTCGACCATTGAGTTCCAGAGAGAGGCATTGGAAAATTCCCACACCAACACAGAAGTGCTCAAGAATATGGGTTATGCTGCACAAGCTATGAAAAAAGTACATGAAAATATGTAAGTGTTTTCTAGTAGCTTCCAAGTTGAACTTACTAACCACTTTCAAATTATTCCATTACTACAGACTGTTGTATCAAGTTATAGTTTTGACTTCATTTTTAGTTCAGGCATTGAATGTCAGGAATGCTGTTAGTGCTACCGTGTTATATTTGGCAGAGAAATATCTTTTCCTAACAGTAAATCTAGAAGGAAGTTCACTTAACGGGTGAGATCTGTTTTTTTCAGTCTGTCTTGGCAGTGGAGAATGGCCTCTGCCCTTGGTTTGTCTAGAAGAAAATCTAGTCATAGAAACTATGTGGACACTTTTCCTCAGAATCCATAAGCTGGACTGTGGGACTCAAAGTACTAATTAAATGCACCTCTCTTCCCCACCACGCCCCccaaaaattctttttttttcttttttttttttttgtttgtcctATATTGTTTCAAGGGGTGTTTTTCTGCCTGAATAAACAGAGTTAAATCAGAAGGGTTGTTCTGGGAGAAATAAACAGGAACTGAAACAATAACGAAGTTAACAATAAAGGGAAACCTTTAAATGGGGTACAATTCTGTTAAGTTCTCCCTAGTTCTGGTGAAAGCTTAACATCAAAAAAGATctataaaatcatagaatagtttgggttcaAAGAGACATTTAAAGATAATCCTGTCCAAACACCCTGCAGTGAAGAGGAacatcttcaactagatcaggttgctcagagtccatccaacctgaccttggatgTTTCTAGTGATGGGACATCCAGCatttctgggcaacctgtgctgGCTGGCACTCCACCAccctcattgtaaaaagcttctTCCTTGAATCAAATCTAAATTGCCTCTCTTTTGGATTAAAGCTGTTACCCTCTGCCCTTCACAACAAGCCATGTAAATGTGTATCCTCATCTTTCTTATAAAGCCCCTTCAAGTACCAAAAGGCCTGTAAAGATGCTGACCTGGGGGATCTGCCCATGGGCTGTGACTGGCTGGCAGAGGTGTGAGGAgcacagagagggagagacACACTCTGCTGcagtttggcttttgttttaaCCCCAGCATGGAAGTAGCTGGACTGGGTGTGGGTGAGGAAAATTATTCCTCGTGAATTCCGCTGTTTGTAGAGTCATGGgcataaaaagaaaacagggtCTGTTCAAGTGAGTGTGTTCTGTAGGATTTGAATGatacatcttttaaaaaatgtttccatGTTACCTTGCCAGGGATTTGAACAAAATCGATGATTTGATGCAAGATATCACTGAACAGCAAGATGTTGCCCAGGAAATTTCAGATGCTATCTCAAACCGAGCCACCTTTGGTGATGAGTTTGATGAGGTTAGTACTTCAGGCCTGTGAGTTTTAACTCCATAATCATTCTCCTGTGCAGTGCTTTGTTTCTCAAGAAGTATGGATGTGAAATTCCTTGGTTCTAGCTTACCCTATCTAGGACAATtgtataattttattataaatataaaagttaaataaaataattatatataaaataaattatatataatttattataaatataaaagttaaataaaataattatatgtAAGACATATAATGTACTAAATCAAAAtctgtaaatttaaaaatagaaaaaaaaaatttatttttgtataaATTTTAAGAAAAGCCTTTTAACTGCATTCCTGTAGTTACTGTTCTCATTTGAGCCTGGGAGGAAGGTCACTAAAACATGTAATTTGTACTACTCCAGGTGGACACTGAAACATGTAATTTTCTGTTGCTCAAAATAGACATCCGTTTGACTTAAGTGCATGTCCCTATGTCATGGACAGGCTGCTGTTCATAATTATGAATATTTGGACCATTTTTTTAAGGTCATTTTTAGTGCTTTGAGATGCAGGTTCTTTTACCTGTTGCCCAGACCACAGAAGTAGCTCTGATAGGTAGAAGTAATACCTCTTGGAGGCAAAAAGGCTTCATTCTAAtgatcttttctcctgaaagCCCCCCAAGGCATTTAGGACCTTCTCAAAATTTTTTGCAGTAGCTTTCATCCTGTGCTCCCAGATTTGATTTTGTACATCTAAACAGGATATAATTTATTTCTGATCCAACCATAGTTGAGGATTCAAGGGTCAAGGTTGCTCAAAATTCTTGTAATCTGCAGAGATGGGTGTCAAGCTCAATATCACAAccacttttgttttgtttttcaattttgtttcaaaatggCCAAGCactgagaatcatttgaagaaTGTCCTGAATACTCAAACCATTCCCTGTATTCCCAACTAATTTGTTCCTATGTTCCCAAATGGACAGCAAAGGAAAATATGAAGGCTATATTGCACATATTTGCTTGactgggaggaagaggaagttTCATTCAACAGTTCTAATTTGTTGAAAATAATAATGATTCTTTGTATTTTGTTCCCATTACCTGTTTTCCTGTATTTCCCCTTTGAATGTAAATAGACTTTCCAAGAAACATTTAGGCATTACTGGCACAAGCAATGGGATTTGGCCTGAGCTTCAAACAATTGAAAAATATCCTCCCACCCCACACAGCTGTACAGTGTCTTACTTTTCAACAGTGCTTAACTTTTTGGAGTCTA
This genomic window from Zonotrichia albicollis isolate bZonAlb1 chromosome 1, bZonAlb1.hap1, whole genome shotgun sequence contains:
- the CHMP4C gene encoding charged multivesicular body protein 4c; its protein translation is MSKISKFFKGGGSAGSKGRRGPSPQEALARLRETEEMLSKKQEYLETRIERELALARQHGTKNKRAALQALKRKKRYEKQLNQIDGTLSTIEFQREALENSHTNTEVLKNMGYAAQAMKKVHENMDLNKIDDLMQDITEQQDVAQEISDAISNRATFGDEFDEDELMAELEELEQEELNKGMRDVRLPSVPSTSLPSRPASTRKRAEDEDEMKKLAAWAS